From Mytilus edulis chromosome 8, xbMytEdul2.2, whole genome shotgun sequence, one genomic window encodes:
- the LOC139485661 gene encoding uncharacterized protein: MKKMALNTGIIKEHNQNDENQPLDDNTNRRLTNHSARRFMLQKLDDEGIEHNHIKQISGHKNIQSITTYSKLNPQKHKQIAQCILGNQDHEAENEQQIQSSQTTRTVTMGRQCILGNQDENEQQIQSSQTTRTVTMGRQAVHQTETQLVVGQSQSHDAPRSGMNYIFGAPIYGGTFNININNTSPSVQPPQKKRRFVIESDSSQDE; encoded by the exons atgaagaaaatggctttaaatacag GTATTATTAAAGAACACAATCAAAATGATGAGAACCAACCTCTAGATGACAATACAAACAGGCGCCTAACCAACCATTCAGCTAGAAGGTTTATGCTTCAGAAGCTTGACGATGAGGGAATTGAACATAATCATATCAAACAG ATATCTGGACACAAAAACATACAGAGTATCACCACTTACTCAAAACTGAACCCTCAGAAACATAAACAGATAGCCCAATGCATCTTAGGTAACCAGGATCATGAGGCTGAAAATGAACAACAAATACAGTCTTCACAGACAACGAGGACGGTTACGATGGGACGTCAATGCATCTTAGGTAACCAGGATGAAAATGAGCAACAAATACAGTCTTCGCAGACAACGAGGACGGTTACGATGGGACGTCAAGCAGTTCATCAAACAGAGACACAACTCGTGGTTGGGCAAAGCCAAAGTCACGATGCACCGCGTTCAGGAATGAACTATATCTTTGGGGCACCTATTTATGGAGGGacatttaatatcaatattaacaataCATCACCATCAGTTCAGCCTCCTCAGAAGAAACGCCGATTTGTTATCGAGAGTGACAGTTCACAAGATGAATAA